The Tenuifilum thalassicum genome includes the window TTTGACTTTCTAATTTTTAGCGAAATATTCTTATGACTTGGTATTTCTGAATAGGAAATAACACATTTATTATCAGTTTTATTATAATTGTTATATAAATCAATAATTGAGATATTATTGTTCTTGGCATCAAAAGTTTTAAAGTTGTTATATAAGTAAACACAATTCAAAGTATCTGTAGAACTCATAAATAAAATTTTTGCAAAAATACCTATAAATTTTTTAATTGATTAAAGATTTTCTCAGCTGTTTTTTTTCCAAGTACTTCTGAAAGTTCTGATAGGCTTGCCTGTTTAATTTTATTAAGTGACTTAAATTTCATGTATAGCTTTTGAACAGACTTCTTACCGATTCCAGGAATATTTTCGAGTACTGAGAGTTCTAACTGCTTGTCTCTCTTTTTCCGATGATAAGTAATCCCAAAGCGATGAGCTTCATCCCTAATTTGTTGAATTATCTTTAAGGACATGGAACGTTTATCAAGATAAATAGGCACGTTATCACCAGGTCGAAAGATTTCTTCTAAACGCTTTGCAATTCCTATTATAGGAATATGGTTTATATTCAATTCAACTAGTACCTGGTAAGCCGCGTTAAGTTGTCCTTTTCCACCATCTATTACAATTAGATCAGGCAACGGTTTATCCTCACTAATGAGCCTATGGTATCGACGTTTTACTACTTCACGCATAGAAGCAAAATCATCAGGTCCTTCTACTGATTTAATGCTGAAATGTCTGTATTCTTTCTTTGCAGGTTTCCCTCCTTTAAACACAACACATGATGAAACAGGATTTGTTCCCTGTAAGTTTGAATTATCAAAACATTCAATATGTTCGGGCAATTTCTCTAGATTTAAATCCTTTTTAAGCTGCTCAAGGTATTTAATGTATCTTAAATTTGGATTTTTCTTTTCTTCGTTCCTCCTTATCTCATTAATGTAAGCTTCAGCATTTCTAAGACTTAACTTTACTAAGTTTAGTTTTTCTCCATCTCGTGGCTTTGTTATTCTTAATTCTGGAATAGAAAATGCCGGAAGAATGTTAACAAGTATTCTATCTAATTTTAAATTTAACCTACTTTTCACTTCAAAAATAGCTTGAGAAAATATTTCATCGAGAGGTTCATTCAAATAATTCCTCACGTTCATATTATAGGACTGTAAAACAACGCCACCGCTAACATTTAAATAATTTATTGCAATTATATCTTCGTTTTGTAAAATTGTAAACACGGCTGAATTTTTTATTGATTTTAAAATGATTGAACTTTTAGATTGAAAATTAGTAAGCAATCTAATACGTTCTTTTAGAACATTTGCCTCTTCAAAACGTAACTCTTTAGAGGCTTGAAGCATTTTATTTTGAAGGAATTTCAAAAGCTGATTTATATTTCCACTTAAAACTTTCTTTATTTCTTTAATATTGGCATAATAATCATCTGAGGTTTGATTCCCAATACAAGGGGCCAAGCAATTTCCAATTTGATATTCAAGGCAAGGTTTAAATCTATTAGCTTTAATATTTGATTCTGTGAGGTTTAAATTACAATTTCGTAAGGGATACAAATCCTTAACTAGATCCATTAACGTTGTTAAAAATTTTCCAGATGTATATGGACCATAAAAAATAGAACCATCATTAGAATAGTTTCGGGTAACCTCTACCCTAGGAAAGGGCTCATTTCGTACAACAATCCATGGATATGTTTTATCATCTCTTAATAGTATATTATACTTTGGTTGATGCTTTTTAATTAAAATATTTTCCAGTATGAGCGCATCAGACTCTGTATTTACTACAATATACTTAAGGTCACAAATACTATTAACCAGGTGTCGCAACTTAGCTGAATCAAAGTGACTTCTATTAAAATACGACGAAACTCTCTTTTTTAAATTCTTGGCTTTACCGATATAAATTATCTTTCCAGTTTTATCAAAAAATTGATAGACACCTGGCAGTTCTGGCAACGAGGATAGAACGGGCAAGTCAATACTATTCATTTTTATAAGTCGACCAGATCAGTTAATGAGAAGTTGTCTACATCAAACAAACCTTGTGGTGTAAGTTTTAAATGAGGAATCACAGAGAGTGACATAAAAGCCATGGTCATAAATGGTGCATGTAAAACACATCCATCTTTTTTAAGACGTTCATTTATTTCCGAATATAATCTTGCGGCAGTTTCAACATCATAAACAGTCATTAAACCGTAAAAGGGCAAGGGCATTCCGTAAACATTTGCACCATCATAATAACACAATCCTCCCCTATTACCTACTACATACTCAACAGCCTTTCTAATAGACTCATCGTTTGCTCCAACAGAAACGACATGATGGCTATCGTGCGCTATACTTGCAGCTATAGCACCATCTTTTAACCCAAAACCCTTTATAAATCCTACACCCAAATTATTTGAATTATACCTACTTTGTACTACAATTTTTAGAATATCATTTTCTGTGTCATATACATTACCATTGGCTTTATGTAAAAGCTTATTGGTTATAAGTTCTCCATCTATAACTTCAATCACTTTAACCGTTTTGTTTACGGAAAAATTTACTCTTATTTTCTCTTTAGCAAAACTATTTATAAACTCATATTCAGGAATTTTTATTGATTCACTTGAATTGCAAATAGATGTTACATTTTCTCCTTTTATATAAGTACCAATTATTTTAAAATCATCAAGGTTATCAACAATTACAAAATCAGCAGGGTCTCCAACCTGCAAAAGTCCTACTTCAAGATTGTAGTGTTTCACTGGATTTATAGAAGCAACCTGTAAAACGTCAAACAAATCATACCCTAGTCGCAATGCTTTTTTAACATGCTTATTAATATGTGCAACTTGCAACTCGTCAGGATGACAATCATCAGTACAAAACATCACCATTTCAGGGTGTGAGGAAATCAAGCTGTGTAAAGAATCAAAATTTTTAGCTGCACTCCCCTCTCTAATCAAAACCTTCATTCCTAGCTCAATTTTAGCCAGGGCTTCTTGTAAGGTAAAACATTCATGATCGGTTGAAATACCTTCAGCTACATACTTCTCCAAATCGTCACCGCTTAACCCTGGAGCATGACCATCGATAGGTAAGTTACGCTTTTTTGCTTCGTTAAGTATACTTAAAACATGTTTATCCTTATTAATCACACCAGGGAAATTCATCATTTCTGCCAAACACTTAACCTGGGGTAAGTCTAACAAAAAAGAAATTTCTTTAGAACTAAATTCTTGAAAACATTCATCAATAGGTGAAGCAGGCACGCAACTAGGAGCACCAAAATACATTTTCATCTTCGCATCCTTCGAACTATTTATCATGAACTCCACACCATCAACCCCAGCAACATTAGCAACTTCGTGCGGATCAGCCACAACAGCAACAGTACCATGTTTCACTGCAGCCTCCGCAAACTTAACGGGACTCAACATGGAACTTTCTATATGCACATGCGAATCTACAAAACCAGGCAAAATAAAACGCTCCTCAATATCATCCTTTTCATCTATTTTTACTATTACTCCATTTTCGATATACAATACACCCTTAAAAATCCTTTTACTTACAGGATCAACAATATTTCCGGCGATCTGATAATTACTACTCATAACCTTATATTTTATTTAAACCAAAACTTTAATTGTTCCACGTGGAACATCAATAACAAAAAAATAATATATATTCTTTTGGGTTCTTTCTTAGTTCCACGTGGAACATTATCTTCCAAAATAAACTAACAAAACATTAATATCACTAGGTGATATTCCTGGAATTCTTTTAGCTTGCGCTATTGTTTGAGGTTTTATCTTTGTTAGTTTTATTCTCGCTTCGGTACTTAAAGAGTTTAATAAATTATAATCGAAATTTTCTGGTATTTTAACATGTTCTAATCTTTCAATTTTTAAAGCGATTAATTTCTCTTTTTGAATATATCCGTCGTATTTTAGTTTTATTTCGGCAGATTCTATAACCTCGCTAGTATAGTCTTCTTCTAGAACTAAATAAGGTAACAAATCTAAAAGTTTTATTTCGGGGCGAAGCAGAATATCTATTACTTTTCGTTTTTGAATTATTTCTTTTGATTTTTTTTGTACAAGAAGTGGATTTATGGTACTTGGCGCTAAAGATTTAGATTTCATTAAAGAGATCAACTTCTCTCTTTGGTTTACTTTGTTTTCTAATCTTTTTAAATCTTCGTCATTTACCATATTGTACTTATGCGCGATTGGTGTCAATCTCTCGTCGGCGTTATCTTGTCGTATTAGAATTCTGTATTCTGCTCTACTAGTAAACATTCTGTAGGGTTCATCAACACCTTTTGTTACTAAATCGTCAATTAAAACACCAATGTAAGCTTCATTTCGCTTAAGGATAAATTTTTGGTCTATATTATGTGATGTAAAATGAGCGTTTACGCCTGCAACTAATCCTTGACCTGCTGCTTCTTCATATCCAGTAGTACCATTTATCTGTCCTGCAAAAAAAAGGTTTTTTACAATCTTGGTTTCTAGCGTATGATTTAGCTGTGTGGGATCAAAATAATCGTATTCTATAGCGTAACCAGGTCGTAAGATGTGGACTTTCTCAAAACCTGGAATTTTCGTGAGGGCATTATATTGTACTTCAATTGGAAGTGACGATGAAAAACCATTTAAATACATTTCATATGTATAAATACCTTCAGGTTCTAAAAATAGTTGATGCG containing:
- the uvrC gene encoding excinuclease ABC subunit UvrC, whose translation is MNSIDLPVLSSLPELPGVYQFFDKTGKIIYIGKAKNLKKRVSSYFNRSHFDSAKLRHLVNSICDLKYIVVNTESDALILENILIKKHQPKYNILLRDDKTYPWIVVRNEPFPRVEVTRNYSNDGSIFYGPYTSGKFLTTLMDLVKDLYPLRNCNLNLTESNIKANRFKPCLEYQIGNCLAPCIGNQTSDDYYANIKEIKKVLSGNINQLLKFLQNKMLQASKELRFEEANVLKERIRLLTNFQSKSSIILKSIKNSAVFTILQNEDIIAINYLNVSGGVVLQSYNMNVRNYLNEPLDEIFSQAIFEVKSRLNLKLDRILVNILPAFSIPELRITKPRDGEKLNLVKLSLRNAEAYINEIRRNEEKKNPNLRYIKYLEQLKKDLNLEKLPEHIECFDNSNLQGTNPVSSCVVFKGGKPAKKEYRHFSIKSVEGPDDFASMREVVKRRYHRLISEDKPLPDLIVIDGGKGQLNAAYQVLVELNINHIPIIGIAKRLEEIFRPGDNVPIYLDKRSMSLKIIQQIRDEAHRFGITYHRKKRDKQLELSVLENIPGIGKKSVQKLYMKFKSLNKIKQASLSELSEVLGKKTAEKIFNQLKNL
- the ade gene encoding adenine deaminase; translated protein: MSSNYQIAGNIVDPVSKRIFKGVLYIENGVIVKIDEKDDIEERFILPGFVDSHVHIESSMLSPVKFAEAAVKHGTVAVVADPHEVANVAGVDGVEFMINSSKDAKMKMYFGAPSCVPASPIDECFQEFSSKEISFLLDLPQVKCLAEMMNFPGVINKDKHVLSILNEAKKRNLPIDGHAPGLSGDDLEKYVAEGISTDHECFTLQEALAKIELGMKVLIREGSAAKNFDSLHSLISSHPEMVMFCTDDCHPDELQVAHINKHVKKALRLGYDLFDVLQVASINPVKHYNLEVGLLQVGDPADFVIVDNLDDFKIIGTYIKGENVTSICNSSESIKIPEYEFINSFAKEKIRVNFSVNKTVKVIEVIDGELITNKLLHKANGNVYDTENDILKIVVQSRYNSNNLGVGFIKGFGLKDGAIAASIAHDSHHVVSVGANDESIRKAVEYVVGNRGGLCYYDGANVYGMPLPFYGLMTVYDVETAARLYSEINERLKKDGCVLHAPFMTMAFMSLSVIPHLKLTPQGLFDVDNFSLTDLVDL
- the mnmG gene encoding tRNA uridine-5-carboxymethylaminomethyl(34) synthesis enzyme MnmG — its product is MELDFDVIVVGGGHAGCEAAAIAAKMGSRVLLISMDLTKLAQMSCNPAIGGIAKGQIVREIDALGGYTAKVTDLTTIHFRMLNQSKGPAMWSPRAQTDRHLFSMEWRKYIESIPNLYLWQDEVTELIVKNGTVLGVKTKTNQQVKARTVILTNGTFLNGKIHIGNVNFQGGRIGELGSYGLSDQLLSLGFTTGRMKTGTPVRIDGRTVNYESFTIQPSDNISKFSYNPNYYSSLPKKNCYIVHTNPEVHQILREGFNFSPLFTGKIKGVGPRYCPSIEDKINTFSNKTSHQLFLEPEGIYTYEMYLNGFSSSLPIEVQYNALTKIPGFEKVHILRPGYAIEYDYFDPTQLNHTLETKIVKNLFFAGQINGTTGYEEAAGQGLVAGVNAHFTSHNIDQKFILKRNEAYIGVLIDDLVTKGVDEPYRMFTSRAEYRILIRQDNADERLTPIAHKYNMVNDEDLKRLENKVNQREKLISLMKSKSLAPSTINPLLVQKKSKEIIQKRKVIDILLRPEIKLLDLLPYLVLEEDYTSEVIESAEIKLKYDGYIQKEKLIALKIERLEHVKIPENFDYNLLNSLSTEARIKLTKIKPQTIAQAKRIPGISPSDINVLLVYFGR